In the genome of Thermodesulfovibrio thiophilus DSM 17215, the window AATAGTTGGGGTTACAATAAAAAATATATCCGCAGATTTTAATAAGTTTTCATAAACGGTATAATATCGCAATCCATACTTTTGCCCGATCTCTTGAGCCCTGCTAATATCTGTATCTACGATACCAACAATTTCAACGTCAGGCATCTGAGTAAGCATTTTTATATGTTTCTGGCCAAAATAACCAGCACCTATAACAGCAACTTTAAACTTCATCTATGATTTTTTCAATCTCCTTTTTGGCTTTTTTAAAACCATATTGTCTCAAAATTGACACAATTTTTTCAGACGCTATATTTCTAAAAATTGCCTGTCTTTTTTTGCTGTCAGATATCTGTCCCTGAATCTTTTTTCTGATCTGTTTAAGATATTTCAAATATGAAGCAAATTCTTTGCCATATAATTTTGAGATTTCATTTTTTATAACTCTACTTAATGCAGGAAAATCAGTTGAAACTGCTATAGTTAAATCTCCCTTTCTTAGGATAGCTGGAACCGTATATACGATACCAGAAATATTACGCAGCTTTGAGGTCTCAACAGAGTTGATCAGAAAACTTGAGTCCTTTGCTATCTTAATATTTGTCTGTTTATCGGATGTAGCTGCTACAACTAAAATCGCATCTTCAACATCTTTTTTTATATATTTTCTTTTTATATATTTTATTTTTCCAGTACTAACTTTTTTTTGAATATAATCAGTAATATCAGGACTTATTACTGTAATCTGAGCCCCGTATTTAAGAAGAGTCTTTATCTTCCTTTCAGCAACAGCACCGCCGCCAATGACAACACATTTTTTACCTTTTATATTAATAAAAATAGGTAAAAATTCAGACATTTAGAGAATTCTTTCTGCCTTTTTTGTAAATTGACTATCAGGAAATTTTTGTTTAAGAAGGTTCACATACTGTTTCGTCATATCAATCATGTTCAGATTTTTATAAGAATCTGCAAGTAAGTATAGAGTTTCATCAAGGTCTTTAAAATCAGGATAATTTTTAACTATTCCTTCAAATCTGTCAACAGCAGCTTTATAAGAACCTTTTTTGTAGTAAAATTTGCCGATTATAAGCTCTCCCTCTGCTATAATGTTTCTGCATTTCTGAATTCTTAAAGGTAGAATCTCTTTATACGGATGTCTTGGATACATCTTCTCAAGCTTTAAAAACTCTTCCAATGCTTTCTGAGCTGTTCCTGCTCCTCTTTCAGCCCCATCTATTTGTCTGAAGTAAGCCATTGCAATACTGTACTGAGCATAAGGAGCATAAGTAGATTCTGGATAAATCTCTATAAATTTTCTGTACTCAACAATTGCAAGCTGAGGCTCATTTTCTTTTAAATATGAATCTGCTATCTTGAGCTGTGCTAAAGGAGCATACTCTTTTGCTGATTCTCTATTTTTTATTTCAAGAAGAAGTTTTCTTGCTTCTTCATACTCCTTTTTATTAATCAATTCATCTGCTTTTTGAAGATACGTAACAGGATTGAATTCCTCTTTTTTAACAGGTTCTTTGCCTCCACAACTTAACAACAATGATACCATAAAAACCATGACAAAAAATTTAAAAAACTTTTCAATTGTTGAATTAATAAGCAAAATCACCTTTTCCATAGAATTATTTAACCTGTTAATGGCTCATTTAGTCAAGATGTTCGTCTTATTTCAAAATATTGATATCCTTCAGGTTGTTCCCAAATTACTTCGATATTGTCAACTATTGCAGCTGGTGGACCCTGTTTACAGCGTTGTATTGCAAGGTTTATCTTTTTTTCTTCACCTTCGAAAACTGCTTCAACACGACCATCTGTTAAGTTTCTTACCCAGCCCTTAAGCCCCAGAGAATCAGCCACTTCCTTTGTAAAAGCACGAAAAAAAACTCCCTGAACCTTTCCACTAATAAATAAATGTGCTCTTTTCATGGTTTCTTACTCCTGCTAAATTTTTGTTAAAATGTAAGTACTTTATCAGCCTCAACAATTAATTCATAAAGATCATTCATATAGCCTATAGGACAGACTTCTGATCTCACAAGACCGTGAGTTTTCATGCACACTCCTCAAACGTACATATCTCCCTTAAACTTGTCAATCTCTGACTTAATATCGAACTGTTCGCTGCTGATCTGTTCAAAGCAAACTCCTTTACCAAGCATAAAAATGCTTACCCTATCACCCTTGTTTACAGCAGTATTTGCTAACCTCACAGCATTATAAACTTTTTCAGCATCATCTGTAGTAATAATAAATAAAATGTTCATAATCTTCCTCCTTTTTTTTAGTATCCTCTTAATTGCCTTAATCTTCTTTGAGCGTCTGCTTCCCATCCTCGTTTTCCGTCAGTGAGATTAAGTGCATTGGAGAGATTTTCAATAGCCTTACTTCTATCTCCTATTGACTGATAATCAATCCCAAGATAGTAATACAAATCGGGACTATCACTTATTAAAGATTTTGCTCTTTCCAGAATATTAATACTTTCATGCCATTGTCTCATTTGTAATAAGGCCAGTCCCTTGATAAACATAGGCTTAAAATACAGGTTATCAAGATCTATTGCTTTTTGGGCATCCTGTATGGCTTCAGGATATTTTTTTAAATAAAGATTTACAAGTGCTCTGTATGTATAAGCCATATTACTTCCGTAAACTTGAACTGCTTTATCAAGCAAATTAAGTGCATCATAATAATTTCGAGTTTTTATATATTTTTTAGCTTTTTCAACATAATCATAAGATTCTTTTGTTGTGTTCAGAATTTCTTGAATTTTATGAAATCTTTCACTGTCCTGTTTGAATCTGTATGAATCTGGATACTGTGTAGAAATCATTTTTTGAACATTATTTATTCTTGTATCTGGTAATGGATGAGTACTGAGCCACTCTACAGTTCCGGTTCTTTCCATTGTTTTAAACGTCTGAAACATTCCAAGAAGCCCTTCAGGATCATACCCGGCCTGATAGCTAAATCTCACACCAAGTGCGTCTGCCTCATTTTCCTGCTCTCGACTGAACTTGAGCTGCAGGAGTCCGGTTGAAACCTGAGCCAGACTCATAATTGCTGAAGAATATGAACTATTATGTAAAGCCACCCCAAGAATATTGAGCAGTATATTCATTCCAAACGATTTTTCAAGGAACTTTGCATGATGTCGTGCATTGATATGTCCAAGTTCATGAGCTATAACACCTGCAAGCTCGCTCTCTTTATTTATTTTGAGTAAAATTCCTCTTGTTATAAAAACAGGTCCGCCAGGAAGAGCAAAGGCATTTACCTCAGAAGAGTTTACAACATAAAATTGATAATCTATTCTTCTTGGAGTAATTGCTGCGATGCTCATTCCAATATCTCTTATATACCGTTGAATCTCTCTATCAGGATACAATCCATCGCTTTCATTTATTGCAGATGGAACTACTTTGTGTCCTATCTGAATTTCCTGCTGTGTTGAAAGAAGAGTATATACTCTCTGACCTGACAGTGGATCAATCTCTGAAACGCATGAAAAATTTAGAACTGAAAATATAGTAAGAATAAAAAGGCTAAATAATTTCTTCTTCATGAACTACTTCATTTTTAATTCTTTTTACAAGCTCTTCCAATGCTGGCAGGACCTCAGTACGAAACCTACCTGCTACAAGCACTTTCATTATATCATCTCCTATTTTTAATCTACCTTTATTTATCCAGACTCTGACTTCATAAATTCCTTCTCTTTTTTGTATTTCTTGAACTATATCACCAAGTCTTTGAGCATCATATGAGAGATACATCTCTTTTACAGACCTCCCATTTTTGGAAGTTGCTCTTACAATACCGTTATGAATAAGAATCATTCCAATTTTATCAATTTGTGGATGCTGTTTAATCTCTGTTATCCATTTATCAATCATTATTAATAGTTTAACAAAAATATCTATTTTAGTTAAGATATTTTGAGAACCCTTTTTAAAAGGAGAACCAGATGGAAGAAAAAATAATAAATGGGAAGACTATTAGAATAATGATTGGAGATATCACAGATAGGGATAGTGATGCTATTGTGAATGCAGCTAACAACCATTTAAAGCACAGTGGCGGTGTTGCTGGGGCTATTGTCCGAAAAGGAGGAAAGATTATACAGGAAGAAAGTGATAAAATTGGCTTTGTTCCTACAGGCTCCGCAGCAATTACAACTGCTGGTTCTTTAAAAGCAAAATATGTTATTCATGCAGTTGGTCCAATATGGGGAGAAGGAAATGAGGAAGAGAAGCTTAAAAATGCTGTTTTAAATAGTCTTAAAATTGCCAATGAAAAGCAGTTAAAAAGCATCTCATTTCCGGCAATAAGCTCTGGAATATATGGATGTCCTAAATATATGGTTGCTAGAGTTCTTCTTAACAGCGTTATTGAATATCTGAATAATGCTACATCAATTGAAACAGTAGAATTCTGTCTTTTTGATGAAGAAACTTATCGATACTTTAAGCAAGAGTTTGATAAAATAAAATGAGCCGGGATAGCTCAGCGGTAGAGCAGTCGATTCGTAATCGACCGGTCGTGGGTTCAAATCCCATTCCCGGCTTTTAATTTGTATGACGGTCTGCTACCTTTGTTGCACCAAAAGAATCAGGTTTTGTTACAGCAATGTATCCAGAACCAACAATCATTTTGATAACTTCTTTTACCAAAATCCTGGTTGCTCCATTTTTACCAACATCGATATGAATCTCAACAGGTAATCGTGAAACTCCATTTTCTGATAGTTTTTTCTTCAGAGCCTCTGCAATTTCCAAACTCAATGAGGCTTCAGTAAAAATCCTCAATTTTAAATTATTCATTTTTTCATATTTGATTTTTCTGTAAAAATATCTTCCGCCTGAACCTTTACGATGAATTATTATTGCTGTTACAAAAACTGTTTCCTCTCCTGGAAAAGAGTCACTTCCTACTATTAAGCTATAGTTTTTAGTTGGCTCTTCCTTGACGAATTCTATTATTTTTTCAAAAACTTGCTGAAATGTTATCGAACCAAAGGTTGGACTGACAAAAAAAGTCTTTTTTAACGAATCAATTTCCATTTAATCCCTAAATTCAAAATCTGCGAATTTTTCAATCAACTAACATTAACATATAAAATTACTAAAAAGTCAAGAAGTTTTAATGGTATAATTATATTTAATAGTAAATAATAAAAATTAGAGGTGACTTATGGGTAAGATTATTTCAATAAATATTAGTGATGAAAAAGGTACAACCAAAAAACCGGTAAGTGAAGCCATGGTTTTTGAAAATTATGGAATTGACGGAGATGCTCACGCTGGCTCTCACTGGCATAGACAGATAAGTCTCCTATCTCATGAGAGCATAAAGAAGATGAAAGACAAAGGTCTTAATCTTAATTATGGGGACTTTGCTGAAAACATTACAACAGAAGGGATTGACCTATTAAAAATTCCATTAGGAACAAAACTTCAGATTGGAGAAGTTATATTAGAAATAACACAGCATGGAAAAAGATGCCACAGTAAATGCGAAATTTTTAAAGTTGTTGGAGACTGTATTATGCCAAGAGAAGGGGTTTTTGCCAGAGTTTTAAAAGGTGGAAAAATTAAGATTGGAGATTATATAATTAAGCTATGAAATATAAAGTTGCTATTATTACCGTATCTGACAAAGGGTCTAAAGGAGAAAGAGAGGATCTGAGCGGAAAAGTTATTGAAGAAATGGTTTCTTCATGGGCTCAGGTTGTTTTCTATCAAATTATTCCCGATGAGAAGGATTTAATAAAACAGACTATCCTTGAGGCTACAACTAAAGCAGACTTAATTTTAACAAATGGTGGCACAGGGTTACACCCAAGAGATGTTACACCTGATGCAACAAGCGAGATTATTGAAAAGGAAGTTCACGGTATCACTGAGGCAATGCGATGGGAAGGATATAAAAAAACTAAGACAGCGATTCTTTCAAGGGCAATTGCTGGAATTAGAGGAAAAAGTTTAATAATAAATCTTCCAGGGAGTCCAACAGCTGTTAGGGAATCGCTGGAAGTTATAATTGATGCACTGCCACATGCAATTGATAAACTCAAGGGAGATCCTTCTGAGTGTGGTAGATGAATGAAATTTCGCTAACAGCGTCATTTATTGGTGGAGTTTTAAGTTTTTTTTCTCCATGTATTCTTCCTCTGCTTCCTGTTTATGTTTCATTATTTTCAGGGCTTTCAATTGCTGAAATAAATCAAACTCAAAAAAACTCTTCCGTAATAGAACTTCCAAAAAAATCAACAAAATCAAAGCGTCATATTCTGGGATATACTCTGATATTTATTGCCGGGTTTTCCGTAGTTTACCTTGCTTTAGGTGCAGGAAGTTCCATTATTGGAACTATTTTTTTTGAGTATCAGAATTATCTCAGAATTATTGGAGGAATATTTTTGGTTTTATTTGGATTATTGCTTATAGGACTTATAAAATCTGGTTTTTTTATGAGAGAGTTCAGGTTGAATATAAAACTACAGAGATTTGGTACGCCTGTTGGAGCATTTCTCATAGGAGTTGGCTTTGCTGCTGGATGGTCACCCTGTATTGGTCCAATACTTGGAAGTATTCTTATTTATTCAAGTATGAGCGGAAATGTTCTTGAAGGATTAAAAATGCTTGGAATGTATTCACTTGGTATTGCAATTCCTTTTTTGATTGCATCTTTATTGATTGATTCAGTAATGCGATATCTTAGAAGGTTTATGAAATTTTTTCAATTGATAAATTATATTATCGGATTTTGCCTGATAATTTCAGGCTTGTTAATGATTTCAGGCACTTCAATAGTTTGAATTTTTAGACTTTTTCTCTATATAATTATGCAAATTACAGTTTTGCGGAGGAATAATGGAACAGAATTATGATTTTAAGGAAATAGAAAAAAAATGGCAGAAAATATGGCATAAAAACCGACTTTTTGACGTAAATGAACAATCCACAAAACAAAAGTTTTACTGTCTTGAAATGTTTCCTTATCCATCAGGAAAAATTCACATAGGACATGTACGTAACTATGCTATTGGAGATGTAATTGCAAGATATAAAAGGATGAAGGGCTTCAGTGTCCTTCATCCAATGGGATGGGATGCTTTTGGATTACCTGCAGAAAATGCTGCAATAAAACATGGAGTCCATCCTGCAAAATGGACATATGAAAATATAGATTACATGAAAAAACAGCTTATGCGACTTGGACTGACATATGACTGGAGGCGTGAGGTTACAACATGTTCGCCGGACTACTATAAATGGAATCAGTGGATATTTTTAAAACTTTATGAAAAAGGGCTTGCATATAAAAAATCATCCTCTGTTAATTGGTGTCCATCATGTGGAACTGTACTTGCAAATGAACAGGTTATTGACGGAGCCTGCTGGAGATGTGAAACACAGGTTGAACAAAAGGAACTGGAACAATGGTTTTTGAAAATAACAGAATATGCTGATGAACTTCTTGATTATTGCGATAGACTCACAAGCTGGCCTGAAAGAGTTCTTACAATGCAGCGTAACTGGATAGGAAAGAGTGAGGGAGTTGAGGTTGATTTTCCAATTGAAGGAATGAATGCCAGATTGAGAATATTTACAACTAGACCAGACACAATTTTTGGTGTAACATTCATGTGTATCGCTCCAGATCATCCATTAGCTGAAACTCTCTGTGACGATAAAGAAGCATTAAAAAAAATTAAACTACTTCAACGTGAACCTGAAATTAAAGAAGGTATTTTTACTGGGAAATACGCATTAAATCCCATTAATGGAGAAAAACTTCCTGTATGGATTGCTAACTTTGTATTAATGGAATATGGGACAGGTGCTATAATGAGTGTACCAGCCCATGACCAGAGGGACTTTGAGTTTGCAATTAAATACGGTCTTCCTATAAAGACTGTTATTATTCCACAGAATAAAAAACTCTCAGAACCATTAACAGAGGCTTATGAAGAAGACGGAATAATGATTAATTCCGGAGCATTTTCAGGACTTCCATCAAAGGAAGGAAAAAAGGCAGTTTCAGATTATATTGAAGAAAAAAGACTTGGTAAAAAAACAGTTAATTACAGGCTTCGTGACTGGGGCATATCAAGACAGCGATACTGGGGAACCCCGATTCCTGTAATTTATTGTGATAAATGTGGAATTGTTCCTGTCCCTGAAGAAGATTTACCTGTAATTTTGCCTGAAAATGTCAGCCTTACCGGTAAGGGAGAGTCTCCTCTGAAGTATGTTGATGAGTTTTATAAAGTTAAATGTCCTCGATGTGGTGCAGATGCAAGAAGAGAAACAGACACAATGGATACATTTATTGACTCATCATGGTATTTTGTAAGATACTGCTCTCTTAAGGATGAAGAAGCATTTCACAGAGAAAAAATAAAATACTGGATGCCAGTTGACCAGTATATTGGTGGTATTGAACATGCTGTTTTGCATCTTCTTTATGCAAGATTTTTTGTAAAGGTGCTTCGCGACCTTGGAATTGTTAATTTTGATGAACCATTTGACAGACTTCTTACACAGGGAATGGTATGCATGGAAAGTTACAGATGTCCAGAACATGACTGGTTATTTCCTAAGGAAGTAAAAGATGAAAAATGCATTTACTGTGATAAACCTGTTCACAAAGGTAGAGTTGAGAAGATGTCAAAATCAAAGAAAAATATTGTTGACCCTGATGAGATGATAGAAACTTATGGAACTGATACTGTAAGAGTGTTTACACTTTTTGCAGCACCACCCGAAAAAGACCTCGAATGGAGTTCTCAAGGTGTTGAAGGTGCACACAGGTTTTTAAAAAGAGTTTATGCTGTTGTCTATAAGAATTATAAATGGCTTTGTGAAACTATGCCAGTTACTAAATCTGTTTCTGATTATATAGCCTATGAACTGCTGAGTCTGACACACAGAACAATAAAAAGAGTAACTCTGGATATAGAAAAAGAGTATCAATTCAATACAGCAATTGCAAGACTAATGGAATTTATAAATGAGGTTTATAGTTTTGAGCCTGAAAACGATCAACAACGCAGTGTTTTTAAGTTTGCAATGAAAAACTTTTTAATACTTCTTAGTCCTTTCGCTCCTCATATTGCAGAAGAACTCTGGATAGCTATTGGAGAAAAGGGATTTATTCTAAATGAACCATGGCCTGACTATGATGAAGAACTCGCCAAAGAGCAGATGATAGAACTTGTAGTTCAGGTAAATGGGAAGGTTCGTTCCAAAATTATGATTTCTCAAGGACTTAGTGATGAAGATATTGTGAAAATTGCTCTTAATGATGAAAAAGTTAAGCAATGGATCGATAATAAAGAAATTTTAAAAGTAATACCGGTTAAAGGTAAACTTGTAAATATAGTCGTAAAGAGCTGAACTGAACAGCCTACCAAATGAAGGTAGTCTATTAAAGTTACTATATATGAGCATTCAGAATGCCCAATAATAAAGGGACACAGCCTATTGGAAAGTGGAGACTTACTTTATCCCAATTATCTATATTTTTTGAAAATAGATTTCAAAGAGTATTAAAATTACCAAAAGATACAGGCTGACACAAAACTATGAACACTCCCGAATTTACACATAATTCTTGACACTATCAGGAATGCCGAGAAATTGA includes:
- a CDS encoding precorrin-2 dehydrogenase/sirohydrochlorin ferrochelatase family protein — its product is MSEFLPIFINIKGKKCVVIGGGAVAERKIKTLLKYGAQITVISPDITDYIQKKVSTGKIKYIKRKYIKKDVEDAILVVAATSDKQTNIKIAKDSSFLINSVETSKLRNISGIVYTVPAILRKGDLTIAVSTDFPALSRVIKNEISKLYGKEFASYLKYLKQIRKKIQGQISDSKKRQAIFRNIASEKIVSILRQYGFKKAKKEIEKIIDEV
- a CDS encoding outer membrane protein assembly factor BamD produces the protein MEKVILLINSTIEKFFKFFVMVFMVSLLLSCGGKEPVKKEEFNPVTYLQKADELINKKEYEEARKLLLEIKNRESAKEYAPLAQLKIADSYLKENEPQLAIVEYRKFIEIYPESTYAPYAQYSIAMAYFRQIDGAERGAGTAQKALEEFLKLEKMYPRHPYKEILPLRIQKCRNIIAEGELIIGKFYYKKGSYKAAVDRFEGIVKNYPDFKDLDETLYLLADSYKNLNMIDMTKQYVNLLKQKFPDSQFTKKAERIL
- a CDS encoding acylphosphatase — translated: MKRAHLFISGKVQGVFFRAFTKEVADSLGLKGWVRNLTDGRVEAVFEGEEKKINLAIQRCKQGPPAAIVDNIEVIWEQPEGYQYFEIRRTS
- a CDS encoding DsrE family protein, with the translated sequence MNILFIITTDDAEKVYNAVRLANTAVNKGDRVSIFMLGKGVCFEQISSEQFDIKSEIDKFKGDMYVUGVCMKTHGLVRSEVCPIGYMNDLYELIVEADKVLTF
- a CDS encoding M48 family metalloprotease; this encodes MKKKLFSLFILTIFSVLNFSCVSEIDPLSGQRVYTLLSTQQEIQIGHKVVPSAINESDGLYPDREIQRYIRDIGMSIAAITPRRIDYQFYVVNSSEVNAFALPGGPVFITRGILLKINKESELAGVIAHELGHINARHHAKFLEKSFGMNILLNILGVALHNSSYSSAIMSLAQVSTGLLQLKFSREQENEADALGVRFSYQAGYDPEGLLGMFQTFKTMERTGTVEWLSTHPLPDTRINNVQKMISTQYPDSYRFKQDSERFHKIQEILNTTKESYDYVEKAKKYIKTRNYYDALNLLDKAVQVYGSNMAYTYRALVNLYLKKYPEAIQDAQKAIDLDNLYFKPMFIKGLALLQMRQWHESINILERAKSLISDSPDLYYYLGIDYQSIGDRSKAIENLSNALNLTDGKRGWEADAQRRLRQLRGY
- a CDS encoding molybdenum cofactor biosynthesis protein MoaE, with the protein product MIDKWITEIKQHPQIDKIGMILIHNGIVRATSKNGRSVKEMYLSYDAQRLGDIVQEIQKREGIYEVRVWINKGRLKIGDDIMKVLVAGRFRTEVLPALEELVKRIKNEVVHEEEII
- a CDS encoding macro domain-containing protein; the encoded protein is MEEKIINGKTIRIMIGDITDRDSDAIVNAANNHLKHSGGVAGAIVRKGGKIIQEESDKIGFVPTGSAAITTAGSLKAKYVIHAVGPIWGEGNEEEKLKNAVLNSLKIANEKQLKSISFPAISSGIYGCPKYMVARVLLNSVIEYLNNATSIETVEFCLFDEETYRYFKQEFDKIK
- a CDS encoding ribonuclease H-like YkuK family protein, producing the protein MEIDSLKKTFFVSPTFGSITFQQVFEKIIEFVKEEPTKNYSLIVGSDSFPGEETVFVTAIIIHRKGSGGRYFYRKIKYEKMNNLKLRIFTEASLSLEIAEALKKKLSENGVSRLPVEIHIDVGKNGATRILVKEVIKMIVGSGYIAVTKPDSFGATKVADRHTN
- a CDS encoding MOSC domain-containing protein — protein: MGKIISINISDEKGTTKKPVSEAMVFENYGIDGDAHAGSHWHRQISLLSHESIKKMKDKGLNLNYGDFAENITTEGIDLLKIPLGTKLQIGEVILEITQHGKRCHSKCEIFKVVGDCIMPREGVFARVLKGGKIKIGDYIIKL
- a CDS encoding MogA/MoaB family molybdenum cofactor biosynthesis protein, which gives rise to MKYKVAIITVSDKGSKGEREDLSGKVIEEMVSSWAQVVFYQIIPDEKDLIKQTILEATTKADLILTNGGTGLHPRDVTPDATSEIIEKEVHGITEAMRWEGYKKTKTAILSRAIAGIRGKSLIINLPGSPTAVRESLEVIIDALPHAIDKLKGDPSECGR
- a CDS encoding cytochrome c biogenesis CcdA family protein; this translates as MNEISLTASFIGGVLSFFSPCILPLLPVYVSLFSGLSIAEINQTQKNSSVIELPKKSTKSKRHILGYTLIFIAGFSVVYLALGAGSSIIGTIFFEYQNYLRIIGGIFLVLFGLLLIGLIKSGFFMREFRLNIKLQRFGTPVGAFLIGVGFAAGWSPCIGPILGSILIYSSMSGNVLEGLKMLGMYSLGIAIPFLIASLLIDSVMRYLRRFMKFFQLINYIIGFCLIISGLLMISGTSIV
- the leuS gene encoding leucine--tRNA ligase, with product MEQNYDFKEIEKKWQKIWHKNRLFDVNEQSTKQKFYCLEMFPYPSGKIHIGHVRNYAIGDVIARYKRMKGFSVLHPMGWDAFGLPAENAAIKHGVHPAKWTYENIDYMKKQLMRLGLTYDWRREVTTCSPDYYKWNQWIFLKLYEKGLAYKKSSSVNWCPSCGTVLANEQVIDGACWRCETQVEQKELEQWFLKITEYADELLDYCDRLTSWPERVLTMQRNWIGKSEGVEVDFPIEGMNARLRIFTTRPDTIFGVTFMCIAPDHPLAETLCDDKEALKKIKLLQREPEIKEGIFTGKYALNPINGEKLPVWIANFVLMEYGTGAIMSVPAHDQRDFEFAIKYGLPIKTVIIPQNKKLSEPLTEAYEEDGIMINSGAFSGLPSKEGKKAVSDYIEEKRLGKKTVNYRLRDWGISRQRYWGTPIPVIYCDKCGIVPVPEEDLPVILPENVSLTGKGESPLKYVDEFYKVKCPRCGADARRETDTMDTFIDSSWYFVRYCSLKDEEAFHREKIKYWMPVDQYIGGIEHAVLHLLYARFFVKVLRDLGIVNFDEPFDRLLTQGMVCMESYRCPEHDWLFPKEVKDEKCIYCDKPVHKGRVEKMSKSKKNIVDPDEMIETYGTDTVRVFTLFAAPPEKDLEWSSQGVEGAHRFLKRVYAVVYKNYKWLCETMPVTKSVSDYIAYELLSLTHRTIKRVTLDIEKEYQFNTAIARLMEFINEVYSFEPENDQQRSVFKFAMKNFLILLSPFAPHIAEELWIAIGEKGFILNEPWPDYDEELAKEQMIELVVQVNGKVRSKIMISQGLSDEDIVKIALNDEKVKQWIDNKEILKVIPVKGKLVNIVVKS